The genomic segment CCCGGCCTGGTTATCGGCGTTGTTATAGGGCATGCATTTGATCGAGGCCTTGCCCGGGCGATGCAGTTTGGTAGTCCCGAGGGCATTGAACAGGTCAAGAAAAGCTTTTTTGAAACGACCTTTCTGTTACTCGGCTATCTTGCCAAGGCGGATGGCAGAGTATCGCGTTCAGAGATCGATCACACTGAACAGATCTTTGTTCAAATGAGACTGGGCCCCGAGCAGCGGGAGCGCGCCATCAAGTTGTTTCAGCAGGGCGCCGGGGCGGATTTTGAACTACAGCAAGCCATCGACGTGTTCGTCGCGACCTGTGGTCCCCAGAAACAGTTGCAACAGACGCTGCTGTTATTCCTTATCTCTCTGGCAAACGCAGATGAGGTGATGGACCCCTCGGAACATGCAGCGCTGGTTTCGATCGCTGGGAAGATGGGTTTCAGCGCGACGCATTTGGAGCAGCTGCTTAGAATGGCTCGTGCCCAGGAGCAGTTCGACCAGCAGGGCGCTGCCTCTGCCGCATCCAGTTTGCAGGATGCCTACGCTGCCATCGGGGTGGATTCTTCCGTGAGTGATAAAGAGCTCAAGCGTGAATATCGTCGTCGCATGAGCGAGAACCACCCAGACAAGTTGATTGCCAAGGGCGTCCCTGAGGACATGATTAAACTGGCGACGACTCGTTCACAGGAAATACAGGCCGCATACGAGACGATCAAAAAATCCAGGCGGTGAGAGGCGGTGGTTTTTAGATGCGCCAGAATGCAGGGGTAAAAAGCACAAGCAGGGTAAAAATCTCCAGCCGGCCCAATAACATGGCGAAACAGAGGATGGCCTTGGTTGGTTCACTAAGGCTCCCGAAGCCGTTGCTGACGCCCGCAAAGCCTATGCCGAGATTATTGAGGGTTGCCGCAACAGCGGAGAACGCCGTCGTGAAGTCTAGCCCGGTCAATACCAGCAGTATCAGTAGCACGATATAAGCGGACGTATAAATCGCAAAGAAACTCCATACTGCGCTCACGACGGTCGCCTCCACCCGTCGACCACCGACCTTTAGCGGGATGACCGCCTGAGGGTGCACCAGTTGTTTTAGTTCACGCATGCCCTGTTTGAAAATAAGCATCACGCGCATGGCTTTGATACCGCCGGTGGTGGAGCCAACGCAGCCTCCCATGCAGGAGAAGAAGATCGCCATGATAGGCAGCGCGATAGGCCAAGCATTTAAATTTTCAGTAGAGTAGCCGGTGGTAGTGATAATCGACAAAACCTGAAATGTGCCGTGCAGTATGCTGTCTCTGTGGCCGTGTATATCCCATGCGATGAGACAGTAAATCGTTAGAATGACGCAAACGAGAACGGCGGTGAGATAAAACCGGGTTTCGGAGTCTCGTCGATAGACCATTGGCGAGCGGCGGCTGAAGGCGAGAAAGTGAAGACCGAAGTTGATACTCGACACGATCATAAAAACGATCGCCACGATAAGCACCGCGTCACTGTTGAAAAAACCCAGACTGTCATCGTGGGTCGAGAACCCTGCGAGTGACACTGTTGAAAAAGAGTGGGCGACCGCGTCAAAGCCCGACATGCCTACAGCGTAGTAGGCGACCGCGCACGCCACCGTCAGCAGCAGGTAAACAATAAACAACGCTTTGGCAGTTTCCGTAATACGCGGGGTCAGTTTACTGTTCTTGGAGGGTCCGGGTGTTTCGGCTTTATACAATTGCATGCCACCTACCCCCAGCATAGGTAAGATCGCGACGGCCACCACAATGATTCCGATGCCGCCTAGCCACTGTAGCAATTGACGGTAAAACAGGATGGATCGGGGCAATTCATCGAGGCCCTCAATGACGGTGGCGCCCGTTGCGGTAAGCCCTGAGATTGATTCAAACACCGCATCCATGGTCGAAATTTGTAATGCTTCAGACAGTGCGAACGGCAGCGCGCCAAACAGGCCAAGCACCGTCCAGAACAACGAGGTGATCAAAAACCCATCTCGAATTCTAAGGTCGTGGCGAGCGTTGCGCACCGGCAGCCACAGAAACAATCCGGAGAAAAAAGTAATCAGGATTGCGTAGATAAACCCACTGGCATTCCTCTGGCTCTCGAATAAAGCGAATACCAGAGGCACCAACTGAATCGAGCTGAACAGCATCAGCAGGATGCCAAGGATTCTGAACGTGACGGAGAAATGCATCCTATGAAAAAAACCCGAGACCGACAGCAAACAGGTTCTCTACCGCTTTGATTTGCTTGCGGTCAAGTAGGAACAGGATCACGTGATCATCCGTCTCCACCACAATATGTCGATGTGCGATTAACACGTCTTCTCCACGCACGACAGCGCCAATGGTGACGCCCTGGGGCAGTTTGATGTCGTCCAACCGTCGTCCCACGACCTGGGAGGAGCGCTGGTCTCCCAGGGCGGTCACTTCGATGGCCTCTGCGGCTCCCCTGCGCAGTGAGTGCACGTTGCTGATGTCGCCTTTTCTTACATGGGTAAGCAGGCTTCCGATGGTAATCTGTTGTGGTGAGATAGCGATATCGATTTCATCACCGACTAACTCCGCGTAAGCGGCGTTGGCAATCAGCGTGATGACTTTTTTGGCGCCCAACCGCTTCGCCAGCATGGACATCATGATGTTGGCCTCGTCGCTGTTGGTCAGCGCGCAGAAAACATCGGTGGCCTCTATATTTTCCGATGAAAGTAATTGCGGCTCGGAACCGCTGCCATGCAACACGATGCAGTGCTTGAGTCGCTCAGACAGGCTGCGGCACTGGCTGTAGGATTTCTCGATCAGCTTCACCTGGTAATCGTTCTCCAGAGATTGTGCCAGTGTCGCTCCGATGTTGCCGCCGCCAGCGATCATGACCCGCTTGTAAGGCTTGTCGACACTGCGCAGCTCTGACATGACTGCCCGGATATTGTCGCGGGCAGCAATGAAGAACACCTCGTCGTCCACTTCTACAACGGTATCACCCTCAGGGATTATGGCGCGGTCCTGTCGATAGATCGCCGCGACACGAGTATCCACGTTGGGCATGTGCCGTCGGATTTCCTGCAGCTCGTGTCCGACAATAGGGCCTCCGTGGTAAGCCCGCACGGCAACCAACTGCACCCGTCCTTTGGCAAAATCCATTACCTGCAGCGCGCCCGGGGTAGCAATAAGGCGGACTATGCTGCGTGTGACCAGTTGTTCGGGGCCAATAATGACATCGACCGGAATATGATCCCGGTTGAATAGTTGTTTCTGGTGAGCCAGGTAAAACGGTGAGCGGACCCGGGAAATTTTGGTTGGTGTTTTGAACAGGGTGTAAGCCACCTGACAGGCCATCATGTTGATCTCGTCGCTATTGGTCACGGCAACGAGCATGTCTGCGTCCTCGGCTCCCGCCTCGCGCAGGGTGTCCGGATGAGAAGCGCCACCTGTCACAGTGCCGATATCGAGCCGCTCCTGTAACGCGCGGAGTTTGTCGGTGTCGGTATCGACAACGGTGATGTCGTTTTGCTCGTTGGCGAGGTGCTCGGCGAGGGTGCCGCCGACCTGGCCAGCGCCGAGAATAATGATCTTCATGGCCCGGTGAGCCTTGCAGTGATTACGGGTCCCGAAGAGTGCGCGACTAGGTCAGAGGCCCTCCCGGTTATGCAATCACATTAAAGAAGTCGCCCCGTGAATGTAAGAGCCGGTGTGGCGAAATTGTGCACAACTATGAGACTGTTTTTTGCAGCAACGCGTAGTACAGGCCGTCACTGCCACCGCTACTGGGGAGCAGTTGTTTGCCGTAGCTCGACGCCTCGCCCCAGGGGGTATCGAGGTCTTGATGCACCGCATCCGGTGTTTGGTCGAGGAAGCGGCCGATGACCGTACTGTTTTCTTCTTTGAAGATGGAGCAGGTTGCATACAACAGGGTGCCGCCCGGTTTCAGTAGTGGCCAGACACCCAGGAGCAGGCGGGTTTGCAGCTCGCTAAACGTTGCGATATCGGTCGTTTTGCGCAGCTGTTTTACGTCTGGATGCCGCCGGATTACGCCACTGGCTGAACAAGGGGCATCTACCAATATGCGATCGAAGCTGGCCGCGGATAGCTGTTCCGGTGGCGCGGTCCCGTCGGCGCAAACGAGTGATGCAACAAGCCCCAGTCGCGCCAGATTGTCCGAGACCTTGTCCAGCCTGTTCCTCTCTACATCCATCGCAACCAGTTCCGCAAGCTCCGCTTGCAGTTCCAGTATGTGACAGGTCTTTCCCCCGGGCGCTGCGCAGACATCCAGCACGCGCTCTCCCGGTCCGGGCGAAAGCAGGATTGCGGCCAGTTGTGCCGCTTCGTCCTGTACGCTCACCATGCCGTCTTGAAACCCCGGCAACTGGCTTACATCCATCGCGTGCGACAGGTAAATAGCCTGCGGGCCGAGTAGGCCCTCACTGCTGCCTATGCCCTGCTTGGCGAGTGTTTTGAGGTACTGCTCGCGGCTGACTCGGGCGGTGTTCACGCGGAGCGTCATGGGGGGGTGTTCGTTGTTGGCAAGCAGTATATCGCCGGCGGCGGCGGGCCACTGCGTCTGGATTTTGTCATAAAGCCAACGGGGGTGACAGCTGCTGGCTGCATCATCCAGCGCTTCTAGCAGTGGCTCACGTTCCCGCAGGAACCGCCGCAGTACAGCATTGGACAGATTTTTGGCCCAGTGCTTTTTGAGCGCCCGCGTGGCCTCTACGGTAGCCGCGACGGCGGCGTGGTCGGGTACACGTGTGAAGTCCAGTTGATACAAGCCACAGAGTAACAGGGCCTGGATATCGCGATCTTTGTCTTTCAGGGGTTTGTCTATCAGCTGTGCGAGGATTGCTGTGAGACGCGGTTCGTGGCGCAGTGTCCCGTAGCATAGCTGGCGCAACAGTCCCAGATCTCGCGTTTTGACCTTGCTTTCCTGCCGCGCGAGGGCACGGTCGAGGGATTGCCCGCTGAACACGTCTGCGATGGTCAGTGCTGCTGCGGCGCGGGTATCGACGCTCATTCTTGTGCCGCCGCGGCCGTGGGCGCAAAGCGTTTGCCCACAGAAAAGCGATCGTGGTGAGCGCGCAGCAGCTCTGCCGCGGGCAATTGTCTGCCGCCTTCCAGTTGCAATATTTGCAGAACCAGGTCGCCCTTTGCGCAACGCACGGTGATGCCTTCCTGGTCGGCCTTAACGATGGTGCCAGGAGCGCTATCGCAGAGCTCTGCGGCTGCGGGCCTCGCGCCCCAGATTCGGACGCGCTTGCCATCGAGTACGGCGTAACAGACCGGGGCAGGGTTGAAGGCGCGAATCTGCCGGTCCAGGGTGGTGGCGTCGCGGCACCAGTTGATCTCGGCTTCCTGTTTGTGCAATTTGTGCGCGTAGTTTGCCTGCGTATCGTCCTGGGGCTGCGCAGATGCGCGACAGGATTCCAGGTTATCCAGTACGCTCAGAAGCAGCTCGGGACCCAGTAGTGCGAGTTGATCGTGCAGATCGGTTGCGCTAGCGCGCGGGTCAACCGGGCAGGCTGCGGTGGCAAGCGTGTCGCCGGTATCGAGTCCTGCGTCCATTTGCATGATAGTGATTCCACTGGCTTCGTCACCCGCCTCGATCGCGCGCTGGATGGGTGCGGCTCCCCGCCAGCGGGGCAGGAGTGAGGCATGGACATTGAGGCAACCAAACCGGGGGATAGTCAGTACGTCGCGAGGCAGGATTAACCCGTAGGCCACCACCACGAGCACATCCGCGTCGTGTGCCGCCAGTTCGGTCTGTACCTCTTTATCTTTGAGGGTGTCGGGCTGATAGACCGGGATACCCGCCTCTTCGGCGACCTGCTTGACGGGGCTCGTCTGGAGCTGGCGGCCCCGCCCCGCGCGGCGGTCCGGCTGGGTGTAGATTGACAGTAGTTGGTGCTTACTATCGACAATAGCCTCAGCATGAAGGGCCGCGAAGCGGGGCGTGCCGGCAAAAATGACTCTGAGGCTGGCATCTGTCATGGCGTCAGTCGCGGCATCGCTGGTCTTTTTCCAGCTTCTTGCGTATCCGTTGCCGCTTCAGGGGAGACAGATAATCGACAAAAAGTTTGCCGTTGAGGTGATCTATCTCGTGCTGCAGGCAGATGGCCTCCAGCCCGGACAGCGTCTGGTTGAATGCGTCGCCATTGCGATCCAGGGCCGCAACCGTTACTTCTTGGGGACGGGTTACGGGCTCAAAAAAACCCGGCACAGACAGACAGCCTTCATCATAGTCTTCCAGCGTTTCACTGCGTGCGGTGATGTCCGGGTTAATGAATACCAGTGGGCGGTCGTTTTCTTCGGAGACGTCCATGACCAGAATGCGCTGGTGCACGTTGACCTGGGTCGCGGCGAGGCCGATGCCCGGTGCGTTGTACATGGTTTCAAACATGTCTTCGATGAGCTTCCGTGTTATCTCGGTGACCGTATCTACAGGCGCCGCACGGGTGCGTAAGCGAGGGTCAGGGAACTCCAGTATTTCCAGTAATGCCATGATATTCAGTGCCTGCGCAGCGGCTAGTGTTGGCCAGAATTGGCTGCGTGATTTGGTAACATTTGGCTTGCCAGCGTCATGTTGCAACAGCAAACTGTGAGCATTATACAGCGTGCGATTACGGGGTGCCTAGCGTTAGGACGCCGCTGCGCCTCGGCCGAAGGGCAAGGGTATGGCGGTGTTTTCGCCGCCAGAGCAGGTCGCACGGTGACAATCAGTCGGCCGGAGGCACACGAATTCAGCAGCGGTGGTGTGGGAGAACGTGAGCCAGGCGTTGGATGCCCGCCTGAATGAAAAGGGTGCAATAATGAAAATAAAGTCAATTTCTCTTGGTCTATTTCTGGCTTCACTGCTGTTTGCAGGATGGGCGCAGGCGGCAGTGCAACTCAATGAGGATGTACCGGAAACGTACATCGTTGAGAAGGGCGATACACTTTGGGGGATTTCAGGGATGTACCTGCAGGAGCCCTGGCGCTGGCCGGAGCTCTGGGATGTTAATCCGCAGATCGATAACCCCCACCTGATATTTCCCGGCGACGAACTCTACCTTGTCTGGATTGACGGCCAGCCGCGGCTTCGTTTGCGGCGAGGCAGGGAAAAGGTATTAAGTCCGAACATGCGGGTCAGCGACCTCGACCTGGCTATTCCCTCTATTCCACTGGACCAGATAGGCCCCTGGCTGCAGAACAACCGTGTCATGGAAGCCGGGGAGCTGAACCAGTCCGCGTACATTGTTGCCCAGGACCAGCGCGCCCTGATTGGCGGGCCCGGAGACACCATTTACGGCCGCGGCCCGTTTCCCGATGGCGAGCGGACCTATGGCATTTATCGCATTGGCCAGCGTTTTATAGATCCTAATACCGGGGAGCACCTGGGATACGAGGTTATGGATATCGGGACGGGAAGACTCACGAGCAGCAACCGTGATGAGGTCACCCAACTGGAAATTACCCGTGTTGCGGAGGAAGTCAGAATTGGTGATCGACTCCTGCCCCAGGAAGAACGCGTGCTGGACTCGACCTTCCACCCCCAGGCGCCGCAGGCGGCAATTGTCGGCGGCGCGATCATAGCCGTTGTCGGCGGCCTGACGCAGGTGGGTGACATGAGTATCGTTGTCATTAATCAGGGCAAGCGGGACGGCCTTCAGATTGGCAACGTGGTCGCGGTATACCAGACGGGCCGCACCGTATTCGATAAGGTCTCCGAGTCGAATGTGCGTCTGCCAGATACCCGGGCAGGTCTGGCGATGGTGTTCGAATCTTATGAAAAGGTCAGCTACGCCATTATCCTGAGAGCGACCCGCCCGCTCGAGATATTCGATTTGATCAAGAATCCCTGAACAGGGCCGGTAGCGCTAGCTGCCGTGATACCGCCGCCGCACATAACGTCAAGGACGATGTATGAATGTTGGCAAAGCACACCTCGATGCCCGCGCGGGCGGTGTCTCGACCGTCGCAATCGATGACGAACACTATCCGCCGCTGCTGCGCGAAATCCACGATCCGCCGGCGCTGTTATACGTGCTGGGTGAGCCCGCCCTGCTACTCACTCCGCAGCTGGCAGTAGTGGGCAGCCGCGGTGCAACGTCCGCGGGGCTTCGGCTGGCGCGCGACCTGAGTGGCCAGCTATCAGCAGCCGGTTTGCTGGTTGGCTCCGGGCTGGCTCTGGGGATTGACACCGCGGCGCACGAGGGTGCGTTGCAGGTGGGCGGCCGGACGGTCGCCGTCATGGCCACGGGCATCGAGCAGGTTTACCCGCATCGGAACCGCGCACTCGCCCGCCGTATCGAGGCGACGGGTTGTCTCGTATCCGAGTTTCCGCCGGGCACGCCGCCGCGTCGTCACCATTTTCCGAAGCGCAACCGGATCATCAGCGGGATGGCCCTGGGTGTCGTGGTGATCGAGGCGGCCCTACCAAGCGGCTCCCTGATCACTGCGGGCGCGGCGCTTGAGCAGGGGCGAGAGGTCTTTGCCCTGCCGTGGTCACCCCTGCATGAAGGGGGGCTCGGGTGCCTGCAGTTACTGCGCGATGGCGCTAAAATGGTGCGCGCGGTGGATGATATTCTCGAAGAGTTTGGCGTCTGCGATGTTCCGCGAGGTGTGAGTTTTCAAACAGCTCGCGAGAAGGGGCGCGAGGAATCCTGGCTGCTGCCCCTGCTTGGCTACGAAGCGATTACTCTGGATGAACTGGTGACGGGTACAGCGCGCCCAGCGGCGCACTTGCTGGCAGAATTGTCCAATCTGGAGTTGGCGGGTCGGGTACAACGCCTTTCTTCAGGTTATATCCGCTGTTGAACTTGCCAATTCCGCCACAATTAGTAAGAATCGCCGGTCTTTCAGGCTCTTGTAGCCGTTGTTTTAACGTAATAGGAGAAAATGCATGAGCGAGCCGTTTGTCGCAATTGTGATGGGTTCCGATTCCGACCTGCCGGTAATGGAGGCCAGCTTTGATGTGCTGCGTAAATTTGGTGTGCACTTCGAAGTAAGAATCACCTCTGCCCACCGCACACCGGAAGAAACCAAAGCGTTTATCAAAGAGGCCGAGGAGCGCGGCTGCGCCGTTTTTATTGCTGCGGCCGGCATGGCAGCACACCTCGCGGGCGCTGTCTCTGCTACCACCGTAAAGCCGGTGATTGGTGTTCCGATGAATGCATCACTGGATGGCCTAGATGCGCTGTTGTCCACCGTGCAAATGCCCGCGGGCATCCCCGTGGCAACGGTTGCGATTGGTAAGGCGGGTGCAAAAAATGCGGCCTATCTCGCAACTCAGATCCTGTCCGTGGCCAATCCCCAACTGGCGCAGCAGTTGCGTGACGAGCGAGAGGCAAATGCCCGGGATATTGCCGATAAAAACGCAGCACTGCAGGAAAAACTGAAGGCCTAAGGTTGTCTTTTTCACCGAGCTTTCTCGCCCTAAAGCAGGCCACCGATGCGCTGTGCAGGGAAGACGTGATCGCCTGCCCCACAGAAGCCGTGTGGGGCTTGAGTTGTGATCCCGACAGTCGAGCCGCCGTCACGCGCCTCCTGCAAATCAAGCAGCGGTCAGAGTCCAAGGGGCTCATTCTGGTGGCGGCGCACATCGAGCAATTGGGTACATTGCTGTCGGGTCTGGACCCTGAACAGCTTGATGCCCTGCGTGCCACGTGGCCTGGCCCTGCTACCTGGCTATTGCCCCACCATGACCGTGTGCCCCCGTGGGTCTGTGGTGCGCACGATACGGTTGCGGTGCGGGTCAGCGACCACCCCGTCGTCTCATCGCTTTGCATTGCCTGGGGCGGGCCGCTAGTTTCCACGTCGGCCAATCCGGGCGGTGCACTCCCTGCCCGTGAGGCGTTTCAGGTGCGACGTTATTTCGGAGGCAGTGTGTCCTGTTTTGTGCCGGGCAGGGTCGGTTCATCGGCGCGGCCCACTGCGATCCGGCACCTCGTAAGCGGGGACATTGTCCGCTCCTGATCCGCACCATTCCCAGGGAGCGGTTTCCCTGTGGCTTCAGGGGCGTATAATGCGCGTCGAATAATTTCCTCAAGGAAATGGAAGATGCAGATTGAACAGGTAAAGGCCTATCTGCTGGGTTTACAAGACAGTATTTGCGTTGCCTTGTCAGAGGAAGATGGTGCGGCGAGCTTCTCGACTGAAGCGTGGCAGCGTCCTGAAGGTGGTGGCGGTCGGAGCCGGGTGCTCTGCGGTGGCGCCGTGCTGGAAAAAGCGGGGGTTAATTTTTCCCATGTGACCGGCCAAAACCTGCCTCCCTCCGCCTCCGCGGCGCGGCCTGAATTGGCGGGTCGCAGTTTTGAAGCGTTAGGGGTTTCTCTCGTTATTCACCCCGAGAATCCCTACATTCCTACTTCTCACGCCAACGTTCGATTTTTTGTCGCGAACAAGCCCGGCGAAGAACCGGTATGGTGGTTTGGAGGCGGCTATGACCTCACACCCTACTATGCCAGTAAGGGCGATTGTATTGCTTGGCACAGCGTGGCTGCGGAGGCCTGTGCGCCATTTGGCGAAGATACATACAGTCGATTCAAGACCTGGTGTGACAGGTATTTTTACCTGAAACACAGGGATGAGGCTCGGGGAATCGGCGGCCTGTTTTTTGACGACTTGAACGAATGGGATTTCGATACCTGTTTTGCGTTCACCCGCTCCGTGGGCGATTCTTATCTTCGCGCCTACCGCCCTATCGTGCAGCGCAATAAGAATAAACCCTACGGTGAGCGGGAACGCCAGTTCCAGCTGTATCGCCGGGGTCGTTATGTCGAATTTAACCTGGTGTTTGATCGCGGCACACTGTTTGGCTTGCAGTCTGGCGGTCGTACTGAGGCAATCCTCATGTCGATGCCTCCACTGGTGCGCTGGGAGTATGATTACCAGCCCGAGCCCGGCTCTCCCGAAGCGGAATTGACCGAGTATTACCTGCAGCATAAAGACTGGCTTGCAGAGGCCTGATGGCATGATTGAAAAACCCAGATACGCTGTTTTCGGCAACCCGATTAAGCAGAGCAAATCGCCGGAAATCCATGCGCTGTTCGCGGAGCAGTGCGATCGCGAGCTGCTTTATCGCGCGGTGCGGGTGGATCGAGGTGCCTTTGCCGCCGCCGTTGCGCAGTTTTTTGATGGGGGAGGCGCCGGCCTCAATGTCACCGTGCCGTTCAAGCAAGAGGCGTTCGATCTCGCAGATCATCTGAGTGAGAGAGCTGCCAAGGCAGGTGCCGCCAACACGCTGACGCGGCGTGAAGATGGCACGGTTGCCGGCGATAATACCGATGGTATCGGCTTGGTGCGAGATCTGGTCGCCAATCTCGGGTGGATGATACAGGGCCAGCGGGTGCTGTTACTGGGTGCTGGTGGTGCCGCCCGCGGCGTCCTTGGCCCCCTGTTGCGAGAGAGGCCGCAGGAACTGCTGGTGGTAAACAGAACCGCGCAACGCGCCGAGCAATTGGTGCGGGAGTTTCGGGACCAGGGGCAGGTCTCCGGTGGTGCCTACGCGCTGGCGAATGACCGTCAATTTGACCTGGTAATTAACGCGACCAGCGCCGGGCTCGATGGCACGGTGCCGGACCTCCCGGGTGAATTATTGACCGAGCGCGGTTGCTGCTATGACATGGTTTACGGTGCCGAGCCCACGCCCTTTATGCGCTGGGCGGCCCACCATGCGGCCTGGGCGGTATCTGATGGGTTGGGCATGCTGGTAGAGCAGGCGGCAGAATCTTTCTATATCTGGCACGGTGCGCGCCCGGATACTGGGCCGGTTGTGCAGCAGTTGCGCGGGGCCATGAACGCCCTGTGAGAGCACATTGCCGTCTGCCTCAGGCCGTCTCCGGCAGGGCCTCCAGCTCTTCTATGTGCTGGTCCTTCAAAGACAGATAGTTATTGGCGCTGTAGGTGAAGTAGGCACGCTCTTTTTCTGACAGGGCTCTGATTTCGCGCGCCGGGGTGCCGGCATAAAGGTAGCCGCTGCGCAGTGTTTTACCCGGTGTTACCAGCGCGCAGGCACCGATGACGACCTCATTTTCCACGGTGACTCCGTCCATAACGGTTGCGCCCATACCCACAAGAACCCGATCACCAAGCGTGCACCCGTGCAACGTCGCGTTGTGCCCGATAGTGACATCGCAGCCAATATGCAGCGGCCAGCCACCGGGGTTATAGGGTCCATCGTGGGTAATGTGCAGTACGCTGCCGTCCTGAACATTGGTTCTGGCCCCGATAAAAATACGGTGCATGTCTCCGCGAATGGCGACTTGAGGCCAGACAGAGACGTCATCCTCCAGAGTGACGTCTCCGATGACCACTGCGCTGGGGTCGATGAGTACTCTCTGACCGGTGGTGGGGGAAATACCGGCAAAACTTCGCAGGCTGGTGGGACGATAGTGGCGCATTCGGGCTCCTCCTCGAGTGATGGGCTGTTACAATAGC from the Candidatus Marimicrobium litorale genome contains:
- a CDS encoding TrkH family potassium uptake protein — encoded protein: MHFSVTFRILGILLMLFSSIQLVPLVFALFESQRNASGFIYAILITFFSGLFLWLPVRNARHDLRIRDGFLITSLFWTVLGLFGALPFALSEALQISTMDAVFESISGLTATGATVIEGLDELPRSILFYRQLLQWLGGIGIIVVAVAILPMLGVGGMQLYKAETPGPSKNSKLTPRITETAKALFIVYLLLTVACAVAYYAVGMSGFDAVAHSFSTVSLAGFSTHDDSLGFFNSDAVLIVAIVFMIVSSINFGLHFLAFSRRSPMVYRRDSETRFYLTAVLVCVILTIYCLIAWDIHGHRDSILHGTFQVLSIITTTGYSTENLNAWPIALPIMAIFFSCMGGCVGSTTGGIKAMRVMLIFKQGMRELKQLVHPQAVIPLKVGGRRVEATVVSAVWSFFAIYTSAYIVLLILLVLTGLDFTTAFSAVAATLNNLGIGFAGVSNGFGSLSEPTKAILCFAMLLGRLEIFTLLVLFTPAFWRI
- the rsmB gene encoding 16S rRNA (cytosine(967)-C(5))-methyltransferase RsmB — encoded protein: MSVDTRAAAALTIADVFSGQSLDRALARQESKVKTRDLGLLRQLCYGTLRHEPRLTAILAQLIDKPLKDKDRDIQALLLCGLYQLDFTRVPDHAAVAATVEATRALKKHWAKNLSNAVLRRFLREREPLLEALDDAASSCHPRWLYDKIQTQWPAAAGDILLANNEHPPMTLRVNTARVSREQYLKTLAKQGIGSSEGLLGPQAIYLSHAMDVSQLPGFQDGMVSVQDEAAQLAAILLSPGPGERVLDVCAAPGGKTCHILELQAELAELVAMDVERNRLDKVSDNLARLGLVASLVCADGTAPPEQLSAASFDRILVDAPCSASGVIRRHPDVKQLRKTTDIATFSELQTRLLLGVWPLLKPGGTLLYATCSIFKEENSTVIGRFLDQTPDAVHQDLDTPWGEASSYGKQLLPSSGGSDGLYYALLQKTVS
- the trkA gene encoding Trk system potassium transporter TrkA, coding for MKIIILGAGQVGGTLAEHLANEQNDITVVDTDTDKLRALQERLDIGTVTGGASHPDTLREAGAEDADMLVAVTNSDEINMMACQVAYTLFKTPTKISRVRSPFYLAHQKQLFNRDHIPVDVIIGPEQLVTRSIVRLIATPGALQVMDFAKGRVQLVAVRAYHGGPIVGHELQEIRRHMPNVDTRVAAIYRQDRAIIPEGDTVVEVDDEVFFIAARDNIRAVMSELRSVDKPYKRVMIAGGGNIGATLAQSLENDYQVKLIEKSYSQCRSLSERLKHCIVLHGSGSEPQLLSSENIEATDVFCALTNSDEANIMMSMLAKRLGAKKVITLIANAAYAELVGDEIDIAISPQQITIGSLLTHVRKGDISNVHSLRRGAAEAIEVTALGDQRSSQVVGRRLDDIKLPQGVTIGAVVRGEDVLIAHRHIVVETDDHVILFLLDRKQIKAVENLFAVGLGFFS
- the dprA gene encoding DNA-processing protein DprA; protein product: MNVGKAHLDARAGGVSTVAIDDEHYPPLLREIHDPPALLYVLGEPALLLTPQLAVVGSRGATSAGLRLARDLSGQLSAAGLLVGSGLALGIDTAAHEGALQVGGRTVAVMATGIEQVYPHRNRALARRIEATGCLVSEFPPGTPPRRHHFPKRNRIISGMALGVVVIEAALPSGSLITAGAALEQGREVFALPWSPLHEGGLGCLQLLRDGAKMVRAVDDILEEFGVCDVPRGVSFQTAREKGREESWLLPLLGYEAITLDELVTGTARPAAHLLAELSNLELAGRVQRLSSGYIRC
- the purE gene encoding 5-(carboxyamino)imidazole ribonucleotide mutase, producing MSEPFVAIVMGSDSDLPVMEASFDVLRKFGVHFEVRITSAHRTPEETKAFIKEAEERGCAVFIAAAGMAAHLAGAVSATTVKPVIGVPMNASLDGLDALLSTVQMPAGIPVATVAIGKAGAKNAAYLATQILSVANPQLAQQLRDEREANARDIADKNAALQEKLKA
- a CDS encoding LysM peptidoglycan-binding domain-containing protein, encoding MKIKSISLGLFLASLLFAGWAQAAVQLNEDVPETYIVEKGDTLWGISGMYLQEPWRWPELWDVNPQIDNPHLIFPGDELYLVWIDGQPRLRLRRGREKVLSPNMRVSDLDLAIPSIPLDQIGPWLQNNRVMEAGELNQSAYIVAQDQRALIGGPGDTIYGRGPFPDGERTYGIYRIGQRFIDPNTGEHLGYEVMDIGTGRLTSSNRDEVTQLEITRVAEEVRIGDRLLPQEERVLDSTFHPQAPQAAIVGGAIIAVVGGLTQVGDMSIVVINQGKRDGLQIGNVVAVYQTGRTVFDKVSESNVRLPDTRAGLAMVFESYEKVSYAIILRATRPLEIFDLIKNP
- the fmt gene encoding methionyl-tRNA formyltransferase, which codes for MTDASLRVIFAGTPRFAALHAEAIVDSKHQLLSIYTQPDRRAGRGRQLQTSPVKQVAEEAGIPVYQPDTLKDKEVQTELAAHDADVLVVVAYGLILPRDVLTIPRFGCLNVHASLLPRWRGAAPIQRAIEAGDEASGITIMQMDAGLDTGDTLATAACPVDPRASATDLHDQLALLGPELLLSVLDNLESCRASAQPQDDTQANYAHKLHKQEAEINWCRDATTLDRQIRAFNPAPVCYAVLDGKRVRIWGARPAAAELCDSAPGTIVKADQEGITVRCAKGDLVLQILQLEGGRQLPAAELLRAHHDRFSVGKRFAPTAAAAQE
- the def gene encoding peptide deformylase translates to MALLEILEFPDPRLRTRAAPVDTVTEITRKLIEDMFETMYNAPGIGLAATQVNVHQRILVMDVSEENDRPLVFINPDITARSETLEDYDEGCLSVPGFFEPVTRPQEVTVAALDRNGDAFNQTLSGLEAICLQHEIDHLNGKLFVDYLSPLKRQRIRKKLEKDQRCRD
- the djlA gene encoding co-chaperone DjlA — translated: MNVMVFGKLIGGVLGWSSAGLPGLVIGVVIGHAFDRGLARAMQFGSPEGIEQVKKSFFETTFLLLGYLAKADGRVSRSEIDHTEQIFVQMRLGPEQRERAIKLFQQGAGADFELQQAIDVFVATCGPQKQLQQTLLLFLISLANADEVMDPSEHAALVSIAGKMGFSATHLEQLLRMARAQEQFDQQGAASAASSLQDAYAAIGVDSSVSDKELKREYRRRMSENHPDKLIAKGVPEDMIKLATTRSQEIQAAYETIKKSRR